One segment of Gasterosteus aculeatus chromosome 3, fGasAcu3.hap1.1, whole genome shotgun sequence DNA contains the following:
- the plxdc2a gene encoding plexin domain-containing protein 2 isoform X3, with protein sequence MRCEPRARMATTLTKTANLITALVFVFQLQISFSRFKSTYGVYRADTEGPSPPDVRPFVVAGSNKRRSGAPGWAADKRGHYRDQHRPEESDPDLLLDEGHNNSTQIVDMDHVYYTSKIYGSGDAGSKELWVNIDEMEKDEWKVCGFLSSTYRQAERVNLSFYFPFYGHLLKEITVATGGFIYTGDVLHRMLTATQYIAPLMANLDPSLSSNSTVFYCDNGTALVVQWSRVYLQDNMSLGSFTFQAVLHSDGRIVFAYKEIPLDINDISTHHHPVKVGLSDAFVVLHEIQQIPNVRRRTIYEYHKVDILKSKIANCTAVEMLPLPTCLQFSSCGPCVTSQIGFNCSWCSRLQRCSSGFDHNRQDWVDFGCPEEVRRDLRCLGTTGTSRHLTQSTTPDVPMTTKQHRSSGMTPKPPRKTSSVNKPSPHSSRGGSSPPPPTSKPADGNEEAAGVSDGWPQTGLLAGIVMAMVIMGAAVLTSVYMYNHPTSSASLFFMERRPTRWPIMKFRRGSGRPSYTEVEAPSQDGSVVIDPKQAFVMSDRRESEQKEGFIVPDQRERCLVSER encoded by the exons ATGCGTTGCGAGCCGAGAGCAAGGATGGCGACGACCCTGACAAAGACAGCTAACCTCATCACTGCACTGGTTTTCGTTTTCCAGTTGCAAATAAGCTTCTCGAGGTTTAAATCCACTTATG GAGTCTACCGTGCCGACACAGAGGGGCCGTCTCCTCCGGACGTGCGGCCGTTTGTTGTCGCAGGCAGCAATAAGCGCAGGTCTGGGGCCCCGGGCTGGGCTGCGGATAAGAGGGGCCACTACAGAGACCAGCACAGGCCGGAGGAGTCCGATCCAGACCTGCTGTTGGACGAGGGGCACAACAATTCCACACAGATTGTG GACATGGATCATGTTTACTATACATCTAAAATCTACGGTTCTGGAGACGCCGGCAGTAAAGAGCTGTGGGTGAACATCGATGAGATGGAAAAGGATGAGTGGAAGGTCTGTGGCTTTCTGTCCAGCACCTATCGACAAGCTGAG AGAGTGAATCTGTCCTTCTACTTCCCTTTCTATGGACATTTACTAAAAGAAATCACAGTGGCAACTGGAG GTTTCATTTACACTGGAGATGTGCTTCACAGAATGCTCACAGCGACTCAGTACATAGCTCCTCTGATGGCCAATCTCGACCCGAGCCTGTCCAGTAACTCTACTGTGTTTTACTGTGACAACG GCACCGCACTGGTGGTTCAGTGGAGTCGGGTTTACCTCCAGGACAACATGAGCCTCGGGAGTTTCACCTTCCAGGCCGTTCTGCACAGCGATGGACGGATCGTCTTTGCATACAAAGAG ATTCCTTTAGACATCAACGACATCAGCACACACCATCACCCTGTTAAAGTGGGCTTGTCGGATGCTTTTGTGGTTCTTCATGAGATACAGCAGATCCCCA ATGTTCGGAGGAGAACCATTTATGAGTATCACAAAGTTGACATTCTCAAgtccaaaattgcaaattgtaCAGCGGTGGAAATGCTGCCTCTCCCAA cATGTCTGCAGTTCTCCAGCTGTGGTCCGTGTGTCACCTCTCAGATCGGCTTTAACTGCAGCTGGTGCAGCCGGTTACAAAG ATGCTCCAGTGGCTTTGATCATAATCGGCAAGATTGGGTCGACTTCGGCTGCCCGGAGGAGGTT AGACGAGATCTCCGGTGCCTCGGAACGACCGGCACGTCTCGCCACCTCACACAGTCGACCACCCCCGATGTCCCAATGACCACAAAGCAGCACCGGTCCTCCGGCAtgacccccaaacccccccgcaAAACGTCCTCCGTCAACAAACCCTCCCcccacagcagcagaggagggtcCTCTCCACCGCCTCCGACCAGCAAACCTGCAGACG GAAACGAGGAGGCCGCGGGAGTGAGCGACGGGTGGCCGCAGACGGGTCTACTCGCGGGCATCGTCATGGCGATGGTCATCATGGGCGCAGCCGTCCTCACGTCAGTCTACATGTACAACCACCCCACCTCCAGCGCCAGCCTCTTCTTCATGGAG CGGCGGCCGACTCGCTGGCCAATCATGAAGTTCAGGCGAGGCTCCGGTCGGCCTTCTTACACCGAGGTGGAGGCTCCGAGTCAGGACGGCTCGGTGGTCATCGACCCCAAACAGGCTTTTGTCATGTCCGACCGGAGAGAGAGTGAACAGAAAGAAGGATTCATAGTTCCTGATCAGAGGGAGCGCTGCCTCGTCTCGGAGAGATGA